The following proteins come from a genomic window of Pirellula staleyi DSM 6068:
- a CDS encoding DNA-directed RNA polymerase subunit alpha encodes MAMHIRWRGFELPSIVNCDATTLTSTYGKFVAEPFERGFGTTIGNSLRRILLSSLEGSAITQIKIRGAQHEFTTIPGVLEDVTDIVLNVKSLVVKNHSESTRVITVEKNTTGLITGADVQVDSDVEIINKNHVLATLTDNVPFMMEMVVENGRGYIPATEHSTGDHEIGIIPIDAVFSPITRVRYEVEETRVGQKTNYDRLTLEIWTNGSIHPEMALVESAKILRKHLNPFVQYSELGPRVHAPSRGGSPVVDGALDGKLAMSLAELKLSVRAMNCLESENIHTVRDLVQKTEDQLLEVRNFGETTLNEVKDKLHDLGMYLGMRVPPASMAR; translated from the coding sequence ATTGCAATGCATATTCGCTGGCGGGGATTCGAACTTCCCAGCATCGTCAACTGCGATGCCACCACACTCACTTCGACCTACGGCAAATTCGTTGCCGAACCGTTCGAGCGTGGCTTCGGCACCACAATTGGCAATAGCTTGCGTCGAATCCTGCTGTCGAGCCTCGAAGGTTCCGCTATTACGCAGATCAAGATTCGTGGCGCTCAGCACGAGTTCACCACCATCCCCGGTGTTCTCGAAGATGTCACCGACATCGTGCTCAACGTCAAGTCGCTGGTGGTGAAGAATCACAGCGAATCGACCCGTGTGATCACCGTCGAAAAGAACACCACCGGTTTGATTACAGGTGCCGATGTTCAAGTTGATAGCGACGTTGAAATCATCAACAAGAACCACGTTCTGGCGACCCTGACCGACAACGTTCCATTCATGATGGAAATGGTTGTTGAAAATGGTCGTGGTTATATTCCAGCAACCGAGCATAGCACCGGCGATCACGAAATCGGCATCATTCCCATTGATGCCGTGTTCAGCCCGATCACCCGTGTTCGCTATGAAGTGGAAGAAACCCGCGTGGGTCAAAAGACGAACTACGATCGCCTGACGCTTGAGATCTGGACCAATGGTTCGATCCATCCTGAAATGGCGCTCGTCGAATCGGCCAAGATTCTCCGCAAGCATCTCAATCCGTTCGTGCAGTACTCTGAACTCGGCCCACGCGTGCATGCCCCATCTCGTGGTGGCAGCCCTGTGGTCGACGGTGCTCTCGACGGCAAGCTTGCCATGAGCTTGGCTGAATTGAAGCTGTCGGTTCGAGCCATGAACTGCCTCGAATCGGAAAACATCCACACCGTTCGCGACTTGGTGCAGAAGACAGAAGATCAACTGCTTGAAGTTCGCAACTTCGGCGAGACTACACTCAACGAAGTCAAAGACAAATTGCACGACCTGGGTATGTACTTGGGAATGCGAGTTCCGCCAGCTTCGATGGCTCGCTAG
- a CDS encoding anthranilate synthase component I family protein yields the protein MNSNSFSHEPIVLELPNAPAVDVALRRIAHLPRCLLLDSALRDPKLGRYSFLTADPFQRLTSEGAEDGLTKLASVLSQFPAPTVAGLPPFQGGAAGLLAYDLVQSLERIPLRRHPFFSLPTLSIGLYDTVIAWDHLLGKTWIISHGFSAEQPPSQKRAQDRLDYFRAMLCGEYKGDGSQQSLRVSTVERPAIAGQWSAPQLEGLLSNFTPQGYLAAVERAIEYILAGDVFQVNLSQRLLFPAISSALDLYLRLRERNAATFAGYYDLGDQQIVSASPERFVKVSGQQVEARPIKGTRKRTFRAEADLFAGDDLLASEKDRAENTMIVDLLRNDLSQACDSESLHVSQLCGLEIYQFVQHLVSVVEGKLSPGKSALDLTRHAFPGGSITGAPKVRAMEIISELEPDPRGAYCGSLGYFGFDGSMDLSILIRTITASSGWWQFPVGGGIVAQSVPELEYAETWHKAAGILSSLLP from the coding sequence GTGAATTCAAACTCATTTTCTCACGAACCAATCGTTCTTGAATTACCCAATGCTCCAGCGGTCGATGTTGCGCTCCGTCGCATCGCGCACCTACCTCGATGTTTACTGCTCGATAGTGCGCTGCGTGATCCTAAGCTGGGACGTTATTCGTTCCTGACTGCCGATCCGTTTCAAAGGTTGACTTCTGAAGGTGCCGAAGATGGCTTAACGAAGCTAGCCAGCGTGCTCTCGCAATTTCCAGCACCCACGGTGGCGGGACTACCACCGTTTCAAGGTGGTGCGGCTGGCCTTCTTGCCTACGACCTGGTCCAAAGCCTCGAAAGAATTCCACTCCGCCGACATCCTTTTTTTTCGCTCCCCACACTCTCGATCGGACTCTACGACACGGTGATCGCCTGGGATCACTTGCTCGGCAAAACCTGGATTATCTCGCACGGATTTAGCGCCGAGCAGCCTCCCTCCCAGAAGCGTGCTCAAGATCGACTGGACTATTTCCGAGCGATGCTCTGCGGCGAATACAAAGGCGATGGTAGCCAGCAAAGCTTGAGAGTGTCGACAGTGGAGCGACCAGCCATCGCAGGACAGTGGTCGGCGCCACAACTCGAAGGACTGCTGAGCAACTTCACACCCCAGGGATACCTTGCCGCTGTCGAGCGGGCCATCGAATACATCTTGGCGGGGGATGTCTTTCAAGTGAACTTGTCGCAGCGTCTACTCTTTCCGGCGATCAGTTCAGCTCTCGATCTCTACCTCCGCCTGCGTGAGCGAAATGCCGCAACTTTCGCTGGATACTACGATCTGGGCGATCAGCAGATCGTCAGCGCGTCGCCAGAACGTTTTGTGAAAGTGTCCGGTCAGCAGGTCGAAGCGCGTCCGATCAAAGGGACCCGTAAACGAACTTTCCGCGCAGAGGCCGATCTATTTGCGGGAGATGATCTCCTCGCCAGTGAAAAAGATCGTGCCGAAAACACAATGATCGTCGACCTGCTGCGAAACGATCTGTCCCAGGCGTGCGACAGCGAGTCGCTCCATGTCTCGCAGCTGTGCGGCCTGGAAATCTATCAGTTCGTGCAACACCTGGTTTCAGTGGTAGAAGGAAAATTATCGCCCGGCAAATCGGCTCTGGACCTAACTCGGCATGCTTTCCCTGGTGGTTCTATTACTGGTGCCCCCAAAGTTCGTGCGATGGAGATCATCAGCGAGCTAGAGCCCGATCCGCGCGGGGCCTACTGCGGCTCGCTCGGCTATTTTGGTTTCGATGGCAGTATGGATCTCAGCATTCTGATTCGAACCATCACGGCATCCAGCGGCTGGTGGCAATTTCCTGTGGGTGGAGGCATCGTGGCGCAATCGGTACCCGAACTCGAGTATGCTGAAACCTGGCACAAAGCGGCCGGTATTCTCTCGTCGCTACTACCTTAA
- a CDS encoding bL17 family ribosomal protein, with protein MRHRRKGRVLGRSPSHRKALLKNLAAALVLTERDAEGEENAPKVKGRIVTTLHKAKEVRPLVERCITIARRSLKHIEAAKKLGTEAKRGTEAWNQWRKSPQWRDWAKAVAPAVAARRQAIRMLGDKTAVRILFNDLGPRFKDRDGGYTRVVRLAKPRLGDAGTRAIIEFVGIRDRVVQKAEKPSFGGDEASN; from the coding sequence ATGCGTCACCGTCGTAAAGGCCGCGTCCTCGGCCGTAGCCCAAGTCACCGCAAAGCTTTGCTGAAGAATCTCGCTGCGGCGCTGGTTCTCACTGAACGCGACGCCGAGGGAGAAGAGAATGCTCCTAAGGTGAAGGGACGCATCGTTACCACGCTGCATAAGGCGAAAGAAGTTCGCCCGCTCGTCGAACGTTGCATCACCATTGCTCGTCGTTCGCTCAAGCACATTGAAGCTGCCAAAAAGCTCGGCACCGAAGCCAAGCGTGGCACCGAAGCTTGGAATCAGTGGCGAAAGAGCCCGCAGTGGCGCGATTGGGCCAAGGCAGTTGCACCAGCTGTTGCTGCTCGCCGCCAAGCGATTCGTATGCTTGGTGACAAGACGGCCGTTCGCATTCTATTCAACGACCTCGGCCCTCGCTTTAAGGATCGCGACGGGGGTTACACCCGCGTTGTTCGTCTTGCCAAGCCACGCCTGGGTGACGCCGGTACTCGAGCCATCATCGAATTCGTAGGCATTCGCGATCGCGTCGTTCAGAAGGCTGAGAAGCCTTCGTTCGGTGGCGATGAAGCTTCGAACTAA
- a CDS encoding DUF6513 domain-containing protein codes for MPEHFHFVTGRLAEHALRQEVQTLSAKLGFDFTIDVLPITVAALMTPAWIAKHITPVAQATRIILPGYCRGDLTPIETKVNAKVEVGPRDLRALATHFGEKPARLEDYGNYTIEILAEINHAPQFSTSEIVAKAKQLAIDGADFIDVGCEPGNTWSQVGEVVRALVDEGLRVSIDSLNPAEIAQAAQAGAQLVLSVNSSNRQAAADWGIEVVAIPDDPQSLDSLDDTIEYLATRNIPLRIDPILEPIGFGFAASLERYAAVRRKYPDAELMMGIGNITELTDVDSAGINVVLLAICEELGIRSVLTTQVINWARTSVAECAVARQLVHHAVKHRVPPKRLDTRLVMLRDARPQELTETALEQLASVIKDNNFRTYVSGGKLHLIGANLHLAERDPFLLFERLMNPGFGGEKPTRDAPKNVDPSHAFYLGYELAKAMIANQLGKEYRQDEALDWGLLTVAEESHRLRKGSASQRSQPSSDDQQSESSS; via the coding sequence ATGCCCGAGCACTTTCATTTTGTGACAGGCCGACTTGCCGAACATGCGTTGCGGCAAGAAGTGCAGACGCTGTCCGCCAAACTGGGTTTCGACTTCACGATTGATGTGCTGCCCATCACCGTCGCTGCACTGATGACTCCTGCTTGGATCGCCAAGCACATTACCCCTGTCGCTCAAGCCACACGCATCATCTTGCCTGGCTATTGCCGGGGGGACTTAACTCCCATCGAAACGAAGGTGAATGCGAAAGTGGAAGTGGGGCCACGCGATCTCCGCGCGCTGGCGACTCACTTTGGCGAGAAACCAGCGAGACTCGAAGACTACGGCAATTACACGATTGAAATCCTCGCCGAAATCAATCATGCACCGCAGTTCTCCACCTCTGAAATCGTGGCGAAAGCAAAGCAACTGGCCATCGATGGTGCCGACTTCATCGATGTCGGATGCGAACCTGGAAACACCTGGTCCCAGGTTGGGGAAGTGGTGCGAGCGCTCGTCGACGAAGGATTGCGAGTTTCGATCGACAGTCTAAATCCAGCCGAAATCGCCCAGGCGGCTCAAGCCGGTGCACAGCTCGTACTCAGTGTGAATAGCAGCAATCGACAGGCTGCTGCAGATTGGGGGATCGAAGTTGTAGCCATCCCCGACGATCCACAGTCGCTCGATTCGCTCGATGATACGATTGAGTATCTTGCGACAAGAAACATTCCGCTGCGCATCGACCCGATTCTCGAGCCGATTGGTTTTGGCTTTGCAGCTAGTCTCGAGCGTTACGCAGCCGTGCGCCGCAAGTATCCCGACGCTGAACTGATGATGGGGATCGGCAACATCACCGAACTGACCGACGTCGACTCAGCCGGCATCAACGTCGTGCTGCTTGCGATCTGCGAAGAGCTGGGAATTCGCAGCGTTCTAACGACGCAAGTGATCAACTGGGCTCGCACCAGCGTGGCGGAATGTGCAGTCGCCCGCCAGTTGGTTCATCACGCGGTGAAACATCGCGTCCCCCCAAAACGACTCGACACTCGACTAGTGATGCTCCGTGATGCACGTCCCCAGGAACTCACAGAAACGGCTCTCGAACAACTGGCTTCAGTCATCAAGGACAACAACTTTCGCACGTATGTATCGGGAGGAAAATTGCATTTGATTGGCGCTAACTTGCATCTAGCCGAGCGTGATCCTTTCTTGCTTTTCGAGCGGCTGATGAACCCAGGTTTTGGTGGCGAGAAACCGACGCGCGATGCTCCTAAGAATGTCGATCCGTCGCACGCCTTTTACTTGGGATATGAACTTGCCAAAGCGATGATCGCCAATCAACTGGGCAAAGAGTACCGTCAGGATGAGGCACTCGACTGGGGACTTTTGACCGTGGCCGAAGAGAGTCATCGACTCCGAAAAGGATCGGCCTCTCAGCGGAGCCAGCCAAGCAGCGACGATCAGCAAAGTGAGTCCTCGTCGTGA
- a CDS encoding extracellular solute-binding protein produces MYGFWRTSRLPALLIAAMVALGCQPSVETPEPNAAKEAAPLRILLVDETSLDEVLQREWSARFDTPLSIEHVTAADLSQAKRLGTDVVIFPTMMLGSLAEADLIAPLPTDEVESQARDVREQFANVRAETRWEGQTFGVSLGSPRWLLAYRSDLLAQAGIEPPQTWAQLSEACQRLADRSQFADLPIAKEKWYSLLQPTAPQNGGNWMLARAASKLAAGSQISPLLNYDTLEPRLTSPAIVDALSALVSDATSAGQTDELSPSLCWQKIVAGECAMAIAFPERLDEAALDATPKTIRESIRFVPLPSSEEGSTIAFGGFSGRIVSVASASDQPQLAATFLWWLTSSEIASRIAPACADTCPTSPQQLEQLSSWTGELAGAPLESAKEALKQTLEASEQLIPLRVPGYQLYAEALDKAVRDTLSKKSDAQKALEAASAEWKGTTVAKGSDGQRQAYHRSLK; encoded by the coding sequence ATGTACGGTTTTTGGCGAACATCGCGTCTACCTGCTCTGCTGATCGCCGCGATGGTTGCGCTGGGATGTCAGCCGAGCGTCGAAACGCCAGAGCCTAACGCCGCCAAAGAGGCAGCCCCTCTCCGAATTCTGTTGGTCGACGAGACTTCGCTCGACGAGGTCCTGCAGCGGGAATGGAGCGCCCGCTTCGATACCCCGCTATCGATCGAACATGTCACCGCTGCCGATCTTTCGCAAGCTAAGCGACTGGGAACCGATGTCGTCATCTTCCCGACCATGATGCTTGGATCGCTTGCCGAAGCCGATCTGATTGCCCCTCTGCCGACGGATGAAGTGGAATCGCAAGCTCGCGATGTGCGCGAGCAATTCGCCAACGTTCGCGCCGAAACTCGCTGGGAGGGGCAAACTTTTGGTGTCAGCCTGGGATCGCCTCGCTGGCTACTCGCCTACCGCAGCGACTTGCTCGCCCAAGCCGGAATCGAGCCACCCCAGACCTGGGCTCAATTAAGCGAAGCCTGCCAGCGACTTGCGGATCGGTCGCAGTTTGCAGACTTGCCGATTGCGAAAGAGAAATGGTACTCGCTGTTGCAGCCGACAGCTCCGCAGAATGGGGGCAATTGGATGCTCGCACGTGCCGCCAGCAAATTGGCCGCTGGATCTCAGATTTCTCCTCTGCTGAACTACGACACCCTCGAACCTCGGCTCACCTCGCCCGCAATCGTCGATGCCCTTTCCGCTCTTGTGTCCGACGCAACTAGCGCTGGTCAAACCGACGAACTATCACCTTCTCTTTGCTGGCAAAAAATTGTGGCTGGCGAATGCGCCATGGCGATCGCTTTTCCCGAGCGTCTCGACGAAGCCGCTCTCGATGCCACCCCAAAGACGATTCGTGAGTCGATTCGGTTTGTCCCGCTCCCCAGCAGCGAGGAAGGCTCCACCATTGCTTTCGGAGGTTTTTCGGGGCGTATCGTCTCGGTGGCTAGCGCGTCGGATCAGCCGCAACTGGCAGCCACCTTTCTTTGGTGGCTGACATCAAGCGAAATTGCCAGTCGCATCGCGCCAGCCTGTGCAGATACCTGCCCCACGAGTCCCCAACAACTCGAGCAACTCTCGAGCTGGACAGGAGAACTCGCTGGAGCCCCGCTCGAGAGCGCCAAAGAAGCCCTCAAGCAAACGCTGGAAGCCTCCGAGCAACTGATCCCTCTGCGAGTCCCCGGCTATCAGCTTTACGCCGAGGCACTCGATAAAGCGGTTCGCGATACTCTGAGTAAGAAGTCCGATGCCCAGAAAGCACTCGAGGCTGCCTCTGCCGAGTGGAAGGGCACCACCGTCGCCAAGGGGAGCGATGGGCAACGACAGGCATATCATCGCAGCTTGAAGTAG
- a CDS encoding SDR family oxidoreductase encodes MNTSANLSSLSQPLTGRVAVVTGSSSGIGAEIAGTLARAGASVVVHGHRGESRARELTEALVGGGLTASYVIADISTTEGRAQLLSEVEARHPRVDIWVNNAGADVLTGAAAKWSFEEKLARLWQVDVEGTILLSRAVGRCMKEHKQGVIVNIGWDQAEHGMAGDSGEMFTAIKGSIMAFTRSLAQSLAPEVRVNCVAPGWIKTSWGDDASEYWQQRAIEESLRARWGTPADVAQAILYLVSPAADFITGHTLPVNGGFRFGDLRT; translated from the coding sequence ATGAACACTTCAGCTAATCTTTCCTCACTCTCGCAGCCACTCACCGGTCGCGTGGCTGTTGTCACAGGAAGCTCCAGCGGAATTGGCGCCGAGATTGCTGGCACTTTGGCTCGCGCTGGCGCTTCGGTTGTGGTTCACGGCCACCGAGGTGAGTCGCGTGCTCGCGAGCTCACAGAAGCGCTCGTCGGTGGAGGCCTAACCGCGTCGTACGTGATCGCCGATATCTCAACCACCGAGGGACGCGCCCAACTTTTGAGTGAGGTGGAAGCTCGGCATCCGCGGGTCGATATCTGGGTGAATAACGCCGGCGCCGACGTCCTGACCGGAGCCGCTGCGAAGTGGTCGTTCGAGGAAAAACTGGCTCGTTTGTGGCAAGTGGATGTCGAGGGAACCATACTCCTTTCACGAGCGGTAGGTCGCTGCATGAAGGAGCATAAGCAAGGTGTGATTGTCAACATCGGTTGGGATCAGGCAGAGCATGGCATGGCTGGCGACAGCGGCGAAATGTTCACGGCGATTAAGGGGTCGATCATGGCCTTCACCAGAAGCCTTGCCCAATCGCTGGCCCCAGAAGTTCGGGTGAACTGCGTAGCACCAGGCTGGATCAAGACAAGTTGGGGGGACGATGCCTCGGAGTACTGGCAGCAGCGCGCAATCGAGGAATCGCTTCGCGCCCGCTGGGGAACTCCCGCCGATGTAGCCCAAGCGATCTTATACTTGGTTTCACCGGCAGCTGATTTCATCACAGGTCACACCCTACCTGTGAATGGCGGCTTTCGCTTCGGCGATTTGCGAACCTAG
- the rpsK gene encoding 30S ribosomal protein S11 gives MSKVKKKKIRRNVTVAIAHVKATFNNTTVTVTDTKGDTLCWASAGTCGFKGSRKSTPFAGQCAGQQAAEKASKYGVKELEVRVKGPGSGRESAITALQTAGMTVKTIEDCTPIPHNGCRPPKRRRV, from the coding sequence GTGTCGAAAGTTAAGAAGAAGAAAATTCGTCGCAATGTGACGGTCGCCATCGCTCACGTGAAAGCGACCTTCAACAACACGACCGTTACTGTCACCGACACCAAGGGTGACACGCTTTGTTGGGCTAGCGCTGGCACCTGTGGCTTCAAAGGAAGCCGCAAGAGCACCCCGTTTGCCGGACAGTGCGCTGGTCAGCAAGCTGCCGAGAAGGCTTCGAAATATGGTGTGAAGGAACTGGAAGTTCGCGTGAAAGGTCCCGGTTCGGGCCGCGAAAGTGCAATCACCGCATTGCAGACCGCTGGCATGACCGTCAAGACGATTGAAGATTGCACGCCGATCCCACACAACGGCTGCCGTCCTCCGAAGCGTCGCCGCGTGTGA
- a CDS encoding PQQ-binding-like beta-propeller repeat protein: MTTPSPSKPASPPPKQAEAGSRLPDRNSLIVVSVCITIVVLLQIFGDQFDFALVNILSLVFSFIALVSLLVWLAFRSSYAPSIRFGMLGIALGLVAIAVSTLKIVSVDGNMIPTLAFRWQASADSELQRLETPAAPPVIEASSEESQFTQFLGPNRNGYLPGPELVTDWTASPPQEIWRLPKLGAGWSGFVVSQGIAVTMEQRGPEEWVTAYRFDNGQPVWGHAIKARHETVLGGVGPRSTPTIDGTNVYALGATGVLRCLELKTGKLIWSIDLLDRQGLTSTEDMNEIAWGRANSPLIIGPKVIVPEGGRRDAPVSIIALDKESGDVLWEAGSKQISYCSPTLMNIAGVDQLVMINEDSVTGHNLADGSTLWTIPWAGSSSANASNSQPHLVDGNKLFLSKGYGQGAALMELSLANNVWKVNIVWENSRVLKTKFTNAVLIDGFAYGLSDGILECVDLTDGHSCWKKGRYGHGQVLGVGKNLLVQTESGPVKLVAANPEKFEEMGTLDALTDKSWNNLCLVGNKLLVRSASDAACYQLATVEKPQSEQPATAEKPSDPPSEAAPQ; the protein is encoded by the coding sequence ATGACGACTCCTTCTCCCAGCAAGCCTGCGTCCCCTCCTCCTAAGCAAGCTGAGGCTGGCTCTCGATTACCCGATCGAAATTCGCTGATTGTGGTGAGCGTTTGCATCACGATCGTGGTGCTGTTGCAGATTTTTGGCGATCAGTTCGACTTCGCCCTGGTGAACATTCTGTCGCTAGTCTTTAGCTTCATTGCGCTCGTCTCGCTCCTTGTTTGGCTTGCCTTTCGCAGTAGTTATGCTCCTTCAATTCGTTTTGGCATGCTGGGGATCGCACTTGGCTTGGTGGCCATAGCAGTCTCGACCCTGAAGATCGTTTCGGTCGATGGAAATATGATTCCCACCCTGGCTTTCCGCTGGCAAGCGTCGGCTGACAGTGAGCTCCAGCGCCTCGAGACTCCTGCTGCTCCTCCGGTGATCGAGGCCAGCAGCGAGGAAAGCCAGTTCACACAATTCCTGGGCCCTAATCGCAACGGATATCTTCCAGGCCCCGAACTGGTGACCGACTGGACAGCCTCCCCGCCGCAAGAAATCTGGCGTCTCCCGAAACTTGGTGCTGGTTGGTCGGGCTTTGTGGTTTCGCAGGGAATCGCCGTCACCATGGAACAACGGGGCCCCGAAGAGTGGGTGACAGCCTATCGTTTTGACAATGGGCAGCCCGTTTGGGGGCATGCGATCAAAGCTCGCCACGAAACGGTGCTGGGTGGTGTTGGACCGCGCAGCACTCCGACCATCGATGGCACGAATGTCTATGCCCTCGGGGCGACGGGCGTGCTCCGCTGTCTCGAGCTGAAAACCGGCAAACTGATCTGGAGTATCGATCTGCTCGACCGTCAGGGACTTACCTCAACCGAGGATATGAACGAAATCGCCTGGGGACGCGCCAACTCGCCACTCATCATTGGGCCCAAAGTGATTGTTCCCGAAGGTGGTCGACGCGACGCTCCGGTTTCGATCATCGCGCTCGATAAAGAATCGGGAGATGTGCTTTGGGAAGCAGGCAGTAAGCAAATCAGCTACTGCTCCCCGACGCTGATGAACATCGCCGGCGTCGATCAACTCGTGATGATCAACGAAGACTCGGTGACGGGCCACAACCTCGCTGACGGCAGCACTCTTTGGACCATTCCTTGGGCGGGCAGCAGTAGCGCAAACGCCAGCAACTCTCAGCCGCACTTGGTGGATGGAAACAAACTGTTTCTCTCCAAAGGTTATGGCCAGGGAGCTGCCCTGATGGAGCTTTCCCTTGCCAACAACGTTTGGAAAGTAAACATCGTGTGGGAGAACTCTCGCGTTCTCAAAACCAAGTTCACCAACGCTGTGCTGATCGATGGGTTTGCTTACGGGCTCTCCGATGGAATTCTCGAATGTGTCGATCTCACCGATGGTCACAGTTGTTGGAAAAAAGGACGCTATGGCCATGGGCAGGTTCTCGGTGTGGGCAAAAATTTGCTAGTACAAACCGAATCGGGGCCTGTGAAGCTTGTCGCTGCCAATCCCGAGAAATTTGAAGAAATGGGAACTCTCGACGCACTTACCGACAAATCGTGGAACAACCTTTGCCTCGTCGGGAACAAGCTGCTGGTACGTAGCGCCAGTGATGCTGCTTGCTATCAACTGGCGACTGTCGAAAAACCACAAAGCGAGCAGCCAGCCACTGCCGAGAAGCCAAGCGATCCGCCGAGTGAAGCTGCGCCGCAATGA
- a CDS encoding DUF447 family protein has translation MTISPARDNDLMVLEGLLTTIAPDSRPHLAAMGPVVDRACTSFVLKPFETSQTYQHLRARGVAVFHVTDDVLLIARVLASELASLPAHRQAEGIEGVILEQCCRWYALRVREWEGSSPRWIARCEVVDQGEERPFWGFNRAMHAVIEAAILASRVGILPSAEILDQLQRLRPLVDKTGGERERDAFAILGRVVLAKLCSEPATNETEHH, from the coding sequence ATGACCATCTCTCCTGCACGCGATAACGACCTGATGGTGCTCGAGGGATTGCTCACGACCATCGCACCCGACAGCCGCCCTCATTTGGCTGCGATGGGGCCAGTCGTCGATCGCGCGTGCACAAGCTTTGTCTTGAAGCCGTTTGAAACTTCACAGACCTACCAGCATTTGCGAGCACGAGGTGTCGCTGTTTTTCACGTCACCGACGATGTGCTGCTGATCGCACGCGTGCTCGCCAGTGAACTCGCCTCCCTACCTGCTCATCGGCAGGCCGAAGGGATTGAAGGGGTGATCCTCGAACAATGCTGTCGCTGGTATGCTTTGCGAGTCCGCGAGTGGGAAGGATCGTCACCGCGATGGATTGCTCGCTGTGAAGTGGTTGACCAAGGTGAAGAGCGGCCCTTTTGGGGATTCAATCGGGCCATGCACGCCGTGATCGAAGCTGCCATTCTCGCATCACGTGTCGGCATCCTTCCCTCCGCGGAAATCCTCGATCAATTACAGCGACTCCGACCTCTCGTCGACAAGACAGGCGGGGAGCGGGAGCGAGATGCGTTTGCCATTCTCGGACGCGTTGTTCTGGCCAAACTCTGCAGCGAACCTGCAACCAACGAGACCGAACATCACTAA
- a CDS encoding aminodeoxychorismate/anthranilate synthase component II → MLLLVDNYDSFVQNLARYFRNLGQETVVRRNDSLTIQEIASDLRPDAIIISPGPCTPNEAGCSLEVIRTFAATIPILGVCLGHQAIGAALGARIVRAQRAVHGQASTITHTGAGIFSGIAQHCSVGRYHSLVIDETTLPDSLRITARTEDGTIMAVEHRDFPLFGLQFHPESILTDCGYPLLSNFLKLAGLAVSSDHLSIADELRETKQQPFVPPQRPVTF, encoded by the coding sequence ATGCTACTACTGGTCGACAACTACGATAGCTTTGTGCAAAACCTAGCTCGCTACTTTCGCAATTTGGGGCAAGAGACCGTTGTACGTCGTAACGACAGCCTCACCATCCAAGAGATTGCGAGCGACCTGCGCCCCGACGCCATTATCATTTCGCCGGGCCCATGCACACCCAACGAAGCAGGCTGTTCCCTCGAAGTGATTCGGACTTTCGCCGCCACGATACCCATTTTGGGTGTTTGCCTGGGCCATCAAGCGATTGGAGCTGCACTTGGCGCCCGCATTGTTCGTGCTCAGCGAGCCGTGCATGGCCAAGCCAGCACGATTACGCACACAGGTGCAGGGATTTTTTCAGGTATTGCGCAGCACTGCTCGGTGGGGCGTTATCACTCGCTGGTGATCGATGAAACAACGCTTCCCGATTCGCTACGCATCACGGCCCGGACCGAAGATGGTACGATCATGGCGGTTGAACACCGCGATTTTCCCTTGTTTGGCCTACAGTTTCACCCCGAGTCGATTCTTACTGATTGTGGCTATCCTTTGCTTAGCAATTTTCTGAAGCTCGCCGGACTCGCAGTTTCGAGCGACCATTTATCGATCGCTGATGAACTTCGTGAAACCAAACAGCAGCCCTTCGTACCCCCGCAGCGCCCGGTTACTTTTTAA
- a CDS encoding FmdB family transcriptional regulator, which translates to MPIYVYEVITEGGQPGERFELYQSMADDALTKHPESGLPVRRVIQPPNIGGRWSDGAMSRSVADDKKLDRLGFTKYVKAGDGHYEKRAGQGPDVISADKPFTMPDD; encoded by the coding sequence ATGCCAATCTATGTCTACGAAGTTATCACCGAAGGTGGCCAGCCAGGCGAGCGTTTTGAACTTTATCAGAGCATGGCCGACGACGCGCTGACCAAACATCCCGAGTCGGGTCTACCTGTACGGCGCGTGATTCAGCCGCCTAACATTGGCGGGCGTTGGTCGGATGGAGCAATGAGCCGGTCGGTTGCCGACGATAAGAAGCTCGATCGCCTCGGATTCACAAAGTATGTGAAAGCTGGTGATGGCCATTACGAAAAACGGGCAGGCCAAGGGCCTGACGTAATTTCCGCCGACAAGCCGTTTACGATGCCAGACGATTAA